One region of Populus trichocarpa isolate Nisqually-1 chromosome 4, P.trichocarpa_v4.1, whole genome shotgun sequence genomic DNA includes:
- the LOC7472615 gene encoding chaperone protein ClpB3, chloroplastic — MATTTATAASFSLCPFYSDSISNGLLPRKSLISFPVKRNSVKSLELNKRNGAFSTRAKPSSFVVRCAASSNGRVTQQEFTDMAWQGIVSSLDVAKENKHQIVETEHLMKALLEQKNGLARRIFSKVGVDNTRLLEATDKSIQRQPKVHSESTSSMLGRDLETLIQRAREYKKEYGDSFVSVEHLVLGFAQDQRFGKQLFKDFQISLQTLKSAIESIRGRQSVIDQDPEGKYEALEKYGKDLTAMAKAGKLDPVIGRDEEIRRCIQILSRRTKNNPVLIGEPGVGKTAISEGLAQRIVEGDVPQALMNRKLISLDMGSLIAGAKYRGEFEDRLKAVLKEVTDSDGQIILFIDEIHTVVGAGATNGAMDAGNLLKPMLGRGELRCIGATTLDEHRKYIEKDPALERRFQQVFVDQPTVEDTISILRGLRERYELHHGVRISDSALVEAAVLSDRYISGRFLPDKAIDLVDEAAAKLKMEITSKPTALDEINRSVLKLEMERLSLMNDTDKASKDRLSRLDTELSLLKKKQAELTEQWEHEKSVMTCIQSIKEEIDRVNLEIQQAEREYDLNRAAELKYRSLSSLQRQLESAEKELDEYIKSGKSMLREEVTGDDIAEIVSKWTGIPISKLKQSEREKLLHLEDELHKRVVGQDPAVKAVAEAIQRSRAGLSDPHRPIASFMFMGPTGVGKTELAKALASYMFNTEEALVRIDMSEYMEKHSVSRLVGAPPGYVGYEEGGQLTETVRRRPYAVILFDEIEKAHSDVFNIFLQVLDDGRVTDSQGRTVSFTNTVIIMTSNVGSQYILDTDDNLPKEVANETIKRRVMDAARSVFRPEFMNRVDEYIVFQPLDRDQINSIVRLQLGRVQQRLADRKIKLLVTDAAVEFLGTLGYDPNYGARPVKRVIQQHVENELAKGILRGELKDEDSVAIDTQVTAFANGHLPQQKLVFKRLETSEDKAAAESRAFSQTV, encoded by the exons ATGGCAACCACGACCGCTACGGCGGCTTCGTTTAGTTTGTGTCCTTTCTATTCAGATTCTATCAGTAATGGTTTGTTACCCCGAAAGTCTCTTATAAGCTTCCCCGTAAAGCGGAATTCTGTGAAGTCGCTGGAGTTGAACAAGAGAAATGGTGCCTTTTCGACAAGGGCTAAACCCTCTTCCTTTGTCGTTAGATGTGCTGCTTCTTCTAATGGAAGG GTTACGCAGCAAGAATTTACAGACATGGCATGGCAAGGAATTGTATCTTCTCTAGATGTGGCGAAAGAGAACAAGCATCAGATAGTGGAGACGGAGCATTTGATGAAAGCCCTCTTGGAGCAAAAGAATGGCCTTGCTCGCCGCATCTTTTCCAAAGTTGGGGTTGATAATACTCGTCTTCTTGAAGCCACCGACAAGTCTATACAACGCCAACCCAAG GTTCATAGCGAATCTACTAGTTCAATGTTGGGGCGTGACTTGGAGACCCTGATCCAGCGAGCCAGGGAATACAAGAAAGAGTATGGAGATTCATTTGTTTCTGTTGAGCATTTGGTTCTTGGATTTGCTCAGGATCAACGGTTTGGGAAGCAATTATTTAAGGATTTCCAAATATCTTTACAAACTCTGAAATCTGCAATAGAATCCATTAGGGGGCGCCAATCAGTTATAGACCAAG ATCCCGAAGGGAAGTATGAAGCACTGGAGAAGTATGGAAAAGATTTGACAGCCATGGCAAAAGCAGGAAAGCTTGACCCAGTTATTGGAAGGGATGAGGAAATCCGTAGATGCATCCAGATTCTATCCAGGAGAACGAAAAACAATCCTGTGCTTATTGGTGAACCAGGTGTGGGGAAAACTGCAATTTCCGAAGG GCTTGCCCAGAGAATTGTGGAAGGGGATGTACCTCAAGCTTTGATGAACCGGAAG CTAATATCCCTTGACATGGGTTCCCTCATTGCTGGGGCGAAATATCGAGGAGAATTTGAGGATAGATTGAAGGCTGTACTTAAGGAAGTCACGGATTCAGATGGTCAGATAATCCTTTTCATTGATGAGATTCACACAGTGGTTGGTGCTG GAGCCACAAATGGGGCGATGGATGCGGGGAATCTCTTGAAACCCATGCTTGGCAGGGGAGAGTTGCGATGTATTGGTGCAACAACACTGGACGAGCATCGTAAGTATATTGAGAAAGATCCTGCTTTGGAGCGTCGTTTCCAGCAAGTTTTTGTTGATCAACCTACAGTAGAGGATACAATATCTATACTCCGGGGACTGCGTGAAAGATATGAGCTGCATCATGGAGTCCGTATTTCTGATAGTGCACTTGTGGAGGCTGCGGTTCTGTCTGACCGTTACATCAGTGGAAGATTTTTACCTGACAAAG CTATTGATCTAGTTGATGAAGCAGCTGCAAAACTGAAAATGGAAATTACTTCAAAGCCTACTGCCCTAGATGAAATCAACCGTTCAGTATTAAAGCTGGAGATGGAGAGGTTATCTCTTATGAATGACACAGATAAAGCTTCAAAAGATAGGTTGAGCCGCCTTGATACTGAGTTATCTCtgctaaaaaagaaacaagctgAGCTGACAGAGCAATGGGAGCACGAGAAGTCTGTCATGACATGCATTCAATCAATTAAAGAAGAG ATTGACAGGGTAAATCTTGAGATTCAGCAGGCTGAGCGAGAGTATGATCTAAATCGTGCTGCTGAATTGAAGTATAGGAGCCTGAGCTCTCTGCAACGCCAACTTGAAAGTGCTGAAAAGGAGTTGGATGAGTATATAAAGTCAGGAAAGTCCATGCTGAGAGAAGAAGTAACAGGTGATGACATTGCTGAAATTGTTAGCAAGTGGACTGGTATTCCTATTTCCAAGCTTAAACAATCTGAGAGGGAGAAGCTATTACATTTGGAAGATGAACTGCATAAACGTGTGGTGGGCCAGGACCCTGCGGTGAAAGCAGTAGCTGAGGCCATTCAGCGATCTCGTGCTGGTCTCTCAGATCCTCACCGTCCAATTGCTAGTTTCATGTTCATGGGCCCCACTGGTGTTGGAAAAACAGAACTAGCTAAAGCCCTAGCTTCCTATATGTTCAACACTGAAGAAGCCCTTGTACGAATTGATATGAGTGAATACATGGAAAAGCATTCAGTCTCACGATTAGTAGGAGCCCCACCTGGTTATGTAGGGTATGAAGAAGGGGGGCAGTTAACAGAGACAGTTCGCAGGAGGCCGTATGCAGTTATTCTCTTTGATGAGATAGAAAAGGCTCACTCTGACGTGTTTAATATCTTCCTTCAGGTTTTGGATGATGGTAGGGTGACTGATTCACAAGGTCGCACTGTCAGTTTCACGAACACTGTCATCATTATGACTTCAAACGTGGGTTCACAATATATACTCGACACAGATGATAACTTGCCAAAGGAGGTAGCTAATGAAACAATTAAGAGGAGGGTAATGGATGCTGCTAGATCAGTCTTTCGGCCTGAGTTCATGAATAGGGTTGATGAGTACATAGTTTTCCAGCCTCTGGATCGTGATCAGATAAACAGTATTGTCAGGTTACAG CTCGGACGTGTCCAGCAAAGGCTTGCAGACCGAAAGATTAAATTATTGGTCACCGATGCAGCTGTAGAGTTTCTAGGGACTCTTGGGTATGATCCCAACTATGGTGCTAGGCCAGTCAAAAGGGTGATTCAGCAGCATGTTGAAAACGAACTTGCCAAGGGTATCTTGAGAGGGGAATTGAAGGATGAGGATTCTGTCGCAATAGATACGCAGGTTACAGCATTTGCTAATGGCCACCTCCCCCAACAAAAGCTAGTTTTCAAGCGTCTGGAAACTAGTGAAGATAAGGCTGCTGCAGAAAGTCGAGCTTTTTCACAGACTGTCTAA